A window of Streptomyces marispadix contains these coding sequences:
- a CDS encoding alanine racemase — protein sequence MPDVEPDPASRTEARSTARPAAGHGAGPAADRGRYDRATAHLDAPLAIVDLQAFDANADDLVRRAGGKPVRVASKSVRCRALLERVLAREGFAGVLSFTLAESLWLARSGIDDVLLAYPSADRSGFAELAADEKLARSVTVMVDDIAQLDLIDAARDGGTQEIRVCLELDTSLRLLGGRIRVGARRSPLHSPSRLAELARSVTRREGFRLTGLMAYEGHIAGVGDDAPGNWPRSRGVRLMQAAARRELAARRAAAVAAVRRVAPDLELVNGGGTGSVQHTAAEDAVTEIAAGSGLFTPRLFDHYTSFTGRPAALFALPVVRRPGVGVVTVLGGGYPASGAPGADRLPQPFLPRGLRYDRQEGAGEVQTPLLGAAADDLLVGDRVWFRHAKAGELCERFDTLHAVEGDRVTASLPTYRGEGHTFL from the coding sequence GTGCCCGACGTCGAACCGGACCCCGCGTCCCGTACAGAAGCACGCTCCACGGCCCGTCCAGCGGCCGGTCACGGAGCAGGTCCCGCGGCCGACCGCGGCCGCTACGACCGTGCGACGGCCCATCTCGATGCGCCGCTCGCCATCGTGGATCTCCAGGCGTTCGACGCGAACGCCGACGATCTGGTGCGCCGTGCCGGTGGCAAGCCGGTGCGCGTGGCGAGCAAGTCGGTGCGCTGCCGTGCCCTGTTGGAGCGTGTGCTCGCCCGCGAGGGATTCGCCGGGGTACTGAGCTTCACCCTCGCCGAGTCCCTGTGGCTGGCGCGCTCGGGCATCGACGACGTACTGCTGGCGTATCCGTCGGCCGACCGCTCCGGCTTCGCAGAACTGGCCGCGGACGAGAAGCTCGCGCGCAGCGTGACCGTGATGGTGGACGACATCGCGCAGCTCGACCTCATCGACGCCGCGCGGGACGGCGGCACCCAGGAGATCCGGGTCTGCCTCGAACTCGACACGTCCCTGCGGCTGTTGGGCGGGCGCATCCGTGTCGGTGCACGTCGCTCGCCGCTGCACTCTCCCTCCCGGCTGGCCGAGCTGGCCCGCTCCGTGACCCGCCGCGAGGGGTTCCGGCTGACCGGACTGATGGCCTACGAGGGGCACATCGCGGGCGTGGGCGACGACGCTCCCGGCAACTGGCCGCGCTCGCGCGGCGTACGGCTGATGCAGGCCGCCGCTCGGCGCGAACTGGCCGCCCGCCGGGCCGCGGCCGTAGCCGCGGTGCGCCGGGTCGCCCCGGATCTGGAGCTGGTCAACGGGGGCGGCACGGGCAGCGTTCAGCACACTGCCGCCGAGGACGCCGTCACGGAGATCGCCGCCGGCTCCGGCCTGTTCACGCCGCGCCTCTTCGACCACTACACGTCGTTCACGGGCAGGCCCGCCGCGCTCTTCGCGCTGCCCGTCGTACGCAGGCCGGGCGTCGGTGTGGTGACCGTGCTGGGCGGCGGATATCCGGCATCGGGGGCGCCGGGCGCGGACAGGCTGCCGCAGCCGTTCCTTCCGCGTGGTCTGCGCTACGACAGGCAGGAGGGCGCCGGGGAGGTGCAGACGCCGCTGCTGGGGGCCGCCGCGGACGACCTGCTGGTGGGCGACCGCGTGTGGTTCCGGCATGCCAAGGCCGGTGAGCTGTGCGAGCGTTTCGACACCCTGCACGCCGTGGAAGGCGACCGCGTCACCGCCTCGCTGCCGACGTACCGGGGCGAGGGCCACACGTTCCTCTGA
- the mycP gene encoding type VII secretion-associated serine protease mycosin, with product MLAGALGILPLLPAAGSAAAADGEGIQRQQWGLKAIHASDAWKTTRGKGITVAVLDTGVDPSHPDLKGAVHGGKDFLGMGAKKGDRAWARHGTAMAGIIAGHGHGKGRKLGVLGVAPDARILPVRVLLEDSDPKRKEARDQRPTALAAGIRWAADKGADVINLSLGDDSSSAHPEPGEDAAVRYAQRKGAVVVASAGNGGEEGDHVSYPAAYPGVVAVTAVDRRGARASFSTRRWYATVAAPGKQVLIADPDRHYYEGWGTSAASAFASGAVALVRAAHPDLSPAQIKDLISDTARHTPEGGRSDALGTGVVDPAAAIEMGTNIKPRKQQPSQPPYRSEFFGTGPDDGPSAGWLATMAAVLGLLLIGGAVAVHKGVSLETLRGARSRLPRG from the coding sequence GTGCTCGCGGGGGCGCTCGGCATCCTCCCGCTGCTGCCCGCGGCCGGAAGCGCGGCAGCGGCGGACGGCGAGGGCATCCAGCGCCAGCAGTGGGGCCTGAAGGCCATCCACGCCTCGGACGCCTGGAAGACCACCAGGGGCAAGGGCATCACCGTCGCCGTGCTCGACACCGGCGTCGACCCGAGCCACCCCGATCTGAAGGGCGCCGTACACGGCGGCAAGGACTTCCTCGGCATGGGCGCGAAGAAGGGAGACCGCGCCTGGGCGCGGCACGGCACCGCCATGGCGGGCATCATCGCCGGGCACGGACACGGCAAGGGCCGCAAGCTCGGCGTCCTCGGCGTCGCCCCGGACGCCAGGATCCTCCCCGTACGGGTACTGCTGGAGGACAGCGACCCCAAGCGCAAGGAAGCGCGCGACCAGCGGCCCACCGCCCTCGCCGCCGGTATCCGCTGGGCCGCCGACAAGGGCGCCGACGTCATCAACCTCTCCCTCGGGGACGACAGCAGCTCAGCGCACCCGGAGCCGGGCGAGGACGCCGCCGTCCGCTACGCGCAGCGCAAGGGCGCGGTCGTCGTCGCCTCCGCCGGGAACGGCGGCGAGGAGGGCGACCACGTCTCCTATCCTGCGGCCTATCCCGGGGTCGTCGCGGTCACGGCCGTCGACCGCCGCGGGGCACGGGCGTCGTTCTCCACGCGGCGCTGGTACGCGACGGTCGCCGCCCCCGGCAAGCAGGTGCTGATCGCCGACCCGGACCGGCATTACTACGAGGGCTGGGGCACCAGCGCGGCCTCGGCCTTCGCCTCTGGCGCGGTCGCGCTCGTACGGGCCGCACACCCCGATCTCAGCCCGGCCCAGATCAAGGACCTGATCTCCGACACCGCCCGCCACACTCCCGAGGGCGGACGCAGCGACGCCCTGGGCACGGGAGTCGTCGACCCCGCGGCGGCCATCGAGATGGGCACGAACATCAAGCCGCGCAAGCAGCAGCCCAGCCAGCCGCCCTACAGGAGCGAGTTCTTCGGCACCGGCCCGGACGACGGGCCGAGCGCGGGCTGGCTGGCGACCATGGCCGCCGTGCTGGGGCTGCTGCTGATCGGGGGCGCGGTGGCGGTGCACAAGGGCGTGAGCCTGGAGACTCTGCGCGGGGCACGCTCGCGTCTGCCGCGCGGCTGA
- a CDS encoding 3-oxoacyl-ACP reductase — protein sequence MTEPLNGPAQAADCRRLTGRTAVVTGAGSGIGLASARRLAAEGAHVVCADVDGERGKAAAEETGGLYVESDVTDSGQVEALFRTAYETYGSVDIAFNNAGISPPDDDSILTTGIDAWQRVQQVNLTSVYLCCKHVIPYMQRQGRGSIINTASFVAVLGAATSQISYTASKGGVLAMSRELGVQFAREGIRVNALCPGPVNTPLLKELFAKDPERAQRRLVHVPPGRFAEPEEIAAAVAFLASDDASFVNATDFMVDGGISGAYVTPL from the coding sequence GTGACCGAACCGCTCAACGGCCCCGCGCAGGCCGCAGACTGCCGCCGACTGACGGGCCGTACCGCCGTGGTGACCGGCGCCGGCAGCGGCATCGGCCTCGCCTCCGCGCGGCGGCTGGCCGCCGAGGGCGCACATGTGGTCTGCGCCGACGTCGACGGCGAGCGCGGCAAGGCCGCGGCCGAGGAGACCGGCGGACTGTACGTGGAGTCGGACGTCACCGACTCCGGGCAGGTCGAGGCGCTTTTCCGTACGGCGTACGAGACTTACGGCTCGGTCGACATCGCGTTCAACAACGCCGGGATCTCCCCGCCCGACGACGACTCGATCCTCACCACCGGCATCGACGCCTGGCAGCGCGTACAGCAGGTGAACCTCACCTCGGTGTATCTGTGCTGCAAGCACGTCATCCCGTACATGCAGCGGCAGGGGCGTGGCTCGATCATCAACACCGCCTCCTTCGTCGCGGTGCTGGGGGCCGCCACGTCGCAGATCAGCTACACCGCGTCCAAGGGCGGCGTGCTGGCGATGTCGCGGGAGCTGGGCGTGCAGTTCGCCCGTGAGGGCATCAGGGTCAACGCGCTCTGCCCGGGGCCCGTCAACACCCCGTTGCTGAAGGAGCTGTTCGCGAAGGACCCGGAGCGGGCACAGCGCCGCCTGGTGCACGTACCGCCCGGACGCTTCGCCGAGCCGGAGGAGATCGCCGCCGCTGTCGCCTTCCTGGCCAGCGACGACGCGTCGTTCGTCAACGCCACGGACTTCATGGTCGACGGCGGCATCTCCGGTGCGTATGTGACGCCTCTCTGA
- a CDS encoding MIP family channel protein, giving the protein MQTETELQTTAAEFLGTLVLVFFGVGATVLSGEYIGTLGIALTFGFTLLAVAYLFGPVSGAHVNPAVTLGMLAAKRLDVHTAVKYWIAQLAGAIAGAALLFLLAKQVPGLKTSESFGTNGFGDRSAVQINLGGAFLAELLMTALLVYVYLCMTHRIAIAGFGGIPIGLTLAVVSLVGIPLTGASVNPARSLGPAIFAGGAALTQFWLFLVAPLVGGLLAAAVHRVTHPPAGADLHRNLQPSGSPR; this is encoded by the coding sequence ATGCAGACCGAGACGGAACTCCAGACCACCGCGGCGGAATTCCTGGGGACCCTGGTGCTCGTCTTCTTCGGAGTGGGCGCCACGGTGCTGTCGGGCGAGTACATCGGGACGCTCGGCATCGCCCTGACCTTCGGCTTCACGCTGCTCGCAGTCGCGTACCTCTTCGGACCGGTCTCCGGCGCCCATGTGAACCCGGCCGTCACCCTCGGCATGCTCGCGGCCAAGCGCCTCGACGTGCACACCGCGGTGAAGTACTGGATCGCACAGCTCGCCGGCGCCATCGCGGGCGCCGCGCTCCTCTTCCTCCTCGCCAAGCAGGTCCCCGGGCTGAAGACCAGCGAGAGCTTCGGCACCAACGGCTTCGGAGACCGCTCGGCAGTGCAGATCAACCTCGGCGGCGCGTTCCTCGCCGAGCTGCTGATGACCGCGCTGCTCGTCTACGTCTATCTCTGCATGACGCACAGAATCGCGATCGCGGGCTTCGGCGGCATCCCCATCGGACTGACGCTGGCGGTGGTCAGCCTGGTCGGCATCCCGCTCACGGGAGCCTCCGTCAACCCGGCCCGCAGCCTGGGCCCGGCCATCTTCGCGGGCGGTGCGGCGCTGACCCAGTTCTGGCTCTTCCTCGTGGCACCGCTGGTGGGCGGCCTGCTGGCGGCCGCGGTGCACCGGGTCACACATCCGCCCGCGGGCGCGGACCTGCACCGCAACCTCCAGCCCTCGGGCTCGCCGCGCTGA
- a CDS encoding DUF2510 domain-containing protein, translated as MTTPPGWYPDPDPAQRANSPSAERWWDGSSWTGQTRTKAAVRGPLVAGVVGAAVLVTALVVSAVLTFVVGADSAPRDEAGGGAPNGEPTQPGPEPDGPEGPEGPESEVPATGVDLPVLEGWRHDPFGPMVTTGEYRCPGSKDESCLRGSSSIVVAPTDTASAEDTAKRDIERFAKTAYSKGTYGGITSHEAVASEKTSVAGEEAYRVRWKIVNRTKPDAYVESVAFTHPDGSGEMLLLRTGFDIARSAPPLSDMDKLAEGVKEDEGTGGTPGKDV; from the coding sequence ATGACGACGCCGCCCGGCTGGTACCCCGACCCCGACCCGGCGCAGAGAGCCAACTCGCCCTCCGCGGAACGGTGGTGGGACGGCTCCTCCTGGACGGGCCAGACCCGTACCAAGGCGGCCGTGCGCGGTCCTCTCGTCGCGGGTGTCGTGGGCGCGGCGGTGCTCGTCACCGCGCTCGTCGTCAGCGCCGTGCTCACCTTCGTGGTGGGCGCGGACAGCGCACCGCGCGACGAGGCGGGCGGCGGAGCCCCGAACGGCGAGCCCACGCAGCCGGGACCGGAGCCGGACGGACCGGAGGGGCCGGAGGGCCCGGAGAGCGAAGTACCGGCCACCGGGGTCGATCTGCCCGTGCTGGAGGGCTGGCGGCACGACCCGTTCGGGCCGATGGTCACCACCGGCGAGTACAGATGCCCCGGCAGCAAGGACGAGAGCTGTCTGCGCGGCTCGTCCTCCATCGTCGTCGCCCCGACGGACACCGCCAGCGCCGAGGACACGGCGAAGAGGGACATCGAACGGTTCGCCAAGACCGCCTACAGCAAGGGGACTTACGGCGGCATCACCTCGCACGAGGCGGTGGCCTCCGAGAAGACCTCGGTCGCGGGCGAGGAGGCGTACCGGGTGCGCTGGAAGATCGTCAACCGCACCAAGCCGGACGCCTACGTGGAGTCGGTGGCCTTCACCCACCCCGACGGCTCGGGCGAGATGCTGCTGTTGCGCACCGGCTTCGACATCGCGCGCTCCGCGCCTCCGCTCAGCGACATGGACAAGCTGGCCGAGGGGGTCAAGGAGGACGAGGGCACAGGCGGCACCCCGGGCAAGGACGTCTGA
- a CDS encoding DUF1844 domain-containing protein, with protein MSDSASSGPQAPGGPDFDSMTRDIADVPAVEVITTVAVHLMSSAAVNLGLSEGGEEHRDLDEARKLIHSLAGLVTASATEIGSYHAAPLRDGLKSLQLAFREASAVPDEPGQGPGEKFTGPVLS; from the coding sequence ATGAGCGACTCAGCTTCCAGCGGCCCGCAGGCGCCCGGCGGTCCCGACTTCGACAGCATGACCCGCGACATCGCGGACGTACCGGCGGTCGAGGTGATCACCACCGTCGCCGTGCATCTGATGAGTTCGGCGGCGGTCAACCTCGGACTGTCCGAGGGCGGGGAGGAGCACCGCGACCTGGACGAGGCGCGGAAGCTCATCCACTCGCTGGCCGGTCTCGTCACCGCGAGCGCCACGGAGATCGGCTCGTACCATGCGGCGCCGCTGCGGGACGGGCTGAAGTCGCTCCAACTGGCCTTCCGTGAGGCGTCGGCGGTGCCGGACGAGCCGGGTCAGGGGCCTGGCGAGAAGTTCACGGGGCCGGTGTTGAGCTGA